A genomic window from Streptomyces sp. 846.5 includes:
- a CDS encoding fatty acid desaturase: MISATRGGEKQGAAERFALASFIAVPFLSVLAAVPFAWGWGLGWHDVVIMVVMYFTACHGITVGFHRFFTHGSFKATRALKIAMAVAGSLAIEGPIVRWVADHRKHHKFSDKDGDPHSPWRYGESVPALLKGLWWAHMGWLFDEEQTPQQTYAPDLVKDRDISWISRQFAFFTLTSILLPPLVGGLWSWSWEGALTAFFWGSLVRVALLHHVTWSINSICHAMGKHPFKSRDRSGNVAWLAVLSCGESWHNLHHADPTSARHGVLRGQVDSSARLIRWFELAGWARDVRWPSPERIEARRAA, from the coding sequence ATGATCTCGGCCACCCGGGGCGGGGAGAAGCAGGGGGCGGCGGAGCGGTTCGCGCTGGCCTCGTTCATCGCGGTGCCGTTCCTCTCGGTGCTGGCGGCAGTCCCGTTCGCCTGGGGGTGGGGGCTCGGCTGGCACGATGTCGTGATCATGGTGGTGATGTACTTCACCGCCTGTCACGGGATCACCGTCGGCTTCCACCGCTTCTTCACGCACGGCTCGTTCAAGGCCACCCGCGCCCTGAAGATCGCCATGGCCGTGGCCGGCAGTCTGGCCATCGAAGGGCCGATCGTGCGCTGGGTGGCGGACCACCGCAAGCACCACAAGTTCTCCGACAAGGACGGCGACCCGCACTCCCCCTGGCGCTACGGCGAGTCCGTCCCGGCGCTGCTGAAGGGCCTGTGGTGGGCGCACATGGGGTGGCTGTTCGACGAGGAGCAGACCCCGCAGCAGACCTACGCCCCGGATCTGGTGAAGGACCGGGACATCTCCTGGATCTCCCGCCAGTTCGCCTTCTTCACGCTCACCTCGATCCTACTTCCGCCGCTGGTGGGCGGCCTGTGGTCGTGGTCCTGGGAGGGCGCGCTGACGGCGTTCTTCTGGGGTTCCCTGGTCCGCGTCGCGCTGCTGCACCATGTGACCTGGTCGATCAACTCCATCTGCCATGCGATGGGCAAGCACCCGTTCAAGTCGCGGGACCGTTCCGGGAACGTGGCGTGGCTGGCGGTGCTGTCCTGCGGCGAGTCCTGGCACAACCTGCACCACGCAGACCCGACCTCGGCGCGGCACGGGGTGCTGCGCGGGCAGGTGGACTCCTCGGCGCGGCTGATCCGCTGGTTCGAACTGGCCGGATGGGCGCGGGACGTCCGCTGGCCCAGCCCCGAGCGGATCGAGGCCCGGCGCGCGGCATGA
- a CDS encoding TetR/AcrR family transcriptional regulator, with translation MRAGRGAARTRKAPAARAARVRMSGKQRREQLLDVGRALFAERGYEATSVEEIAAKAGVSKPVVYEHFGGKEGLYAVVVDREMQLLLDMVTGSLTGGHPRELCEEAAFALLDYIETSTDGFRILVRDSPVAQSTGTFASLINDIATQVEDILGHEFKSRGYDAKLAPMYAQMLVGMVALTGQWWLDVRKPKKAEVVAHLVNLAWHGLEGMERRPQLVGRRKN, from the coding sequence GTGCGCGCCGGCCGGGGGGCAGCGCGTACCAGGAAGGCGCCGGCGGCGCGGGCCGCCAGGGTTCGGATGAGCGGGAAGCAGCGGCGGGAGCAGCTGCTGGACGTGGGCCGCGCCCTGTTCGCGGAGCGTGGTTACGAGGCGACGTCGGTGGAGGAGATCGCGGCGAAGGCCGGGGTGTCCAAGCCGGTGGTGTACGAGCACTTCGGCGGCAAGGAGGGGCTGTACGCGGTTGTGGTGGACCGTGAGATGCAGTTGCTGCTGGACATGGTCACCGGTTCGCTGACGGGTGGCCATCCGCGTGAGCTGTGCGAGGAGGCGGCGTTCGCGCTGCTGGACTACATCGAGACGTCGACGGACGGGTTCCGGATACTGGTGCGCGATTCCCCGGTGGCGCAGTCGACGGGGACGTTCGCGTCGTTGATCAATGACATCGCGACGCAGGTCGAGGACATCCTGGGCCATGAGTTCAAGTCGCGGGGTTATGACGCGAAGCTGGCGCCGATGTACGCGCAGATGCTGGTAGGGATGGTGGCGCTGACGGGTCAGTGGTGGCTGGATGTGCGGAAGCCGAAGAAGGCCGAAGTGGTCGCGCATCTGGTGAATCTGGCCTGGCACGGCCTGGAGGGGATGGAGCGGCGGCCTCAGCTGGTGGGTCGGCGCAAGAACTAG
- a CDS encoding VOC family protein has product MIIAIDHVQLAAPPGSEDALRRYYAGILGLEEIPKPPVLAARGGCWFRTPGGVQLHLGVETPFVPARKAHPALRVQGIHAYAEHIAALGAPVTWDHDLPGHHRFYSSDPVGNRIEFLEPAQAG; this is encoded by the coding sequence GTGATCATCGCCATCGACCACGTCCAGCTCGCAGCACCGCCCGGCAGCGAGGACGCGCTGCGCCGCTACTACGCCGGGATCCTCGGCCTGGAGGAGATCCCCAAGCCGCCGGTACTCGCCGCCCGGGGCGGCTGCTGGTTCCGGACACCCGGCGGCGTCCAACTCCACCTCGGCGTGGAAACCCCCTTCGTGCCCGCCCGCAAGGCCCACCCCGCCCTCCGCGTCCAGGGCATCCACGCCTACGCCGAGCACATCGCCGCCCTCGGCGCACCCGTCACCTGGGACCACGACCTCCCCGGCCACCACCGCTTCTACTCCAGCGACCCGGTCGGCAACCGCATCGAGTTCCTGGAACCCGCACAGGCTGGCTAG
- a CDS encoding methyltransferase domain-containing protein yields the protein MTDTTWDPAQYLRHADHRSRPFHDLVDRIPGTPSNIVDLGCGPGNTTVTLPDRWPDAALTGIDSSLQMIEKAQADHPEIAFRVGDITSWKPEQDGNPDLILSNAALQWVPGHADLFPDWVHASPAGGIIAFQVPGNFGAPSHTLLAELRTSARWNGRLAAAEQPAVLEPVDYLARLSVLGCAVDTWETTYYQTLHGAHPVLDWMLGTGLRPALAALTDPDERTDFLAEYSTLLDRAYPTTRYGTVLPYRRIFVIATKK from the coding sequence ATGACCGACACCACCTGGGATCCCGCCCAGTACCTCCGCCACGCCGACCACCGCAGCCGGCCCTTCCACGACCTCGTCGACCGCATCCCCGGCACCCCGTCGAACATCGTCGACCTCGGCTGCGGCCCGGGGAACACCACGGTCACCCTCCCCGACCGCTGGCCCGACGCCGCCCTCACCGGCATCGACAGCTCACTGCAGATGATCGAGAAGGCCCAGGCGGACCACCCCGAGATCGCCTTCCGCGTCGGCGACATCACCAGCTGGAAGCCGGAGCAGGACGGCAACCCCGACCTGATTCTCTCCAACGCCGCCCTGCAGTGGGTCCCCGGCCACGCCGACCTGTTCCCCGACTGGGTCCACGCATCGCCCGCCGGCGGCATCATCGCCTTCCAGGTCCCCGGCAACTTCGGCGCACCCAGCCACACCCTGCTCGCGGAACTCCGCACCAGTGCCCGCTGGAACGGACGCCTCGCCGCGGCTGAACAACCCGCCGTCCTGGAACCCGTCGACTACCTCGCCCGCCTCAGCGTCCTGGGCTGCGCCGTCGACACCTGGGAGACCACCTACTACCAGACCCTGCACGGCGCCCACCCCGTCCTCGACTGGATGCTCGGCACCGGCCTACGCCCCGCCCTCGCCGCCCTCACCGACCCGGACGAACGCACCGACTTCCTCGCCGAGTACAGCACCCTCCTCGACCGGGCCTACCCCACCACCCGCTACGGCACGGTCCTCCCGTACCGGCGCATCTTCGTCATCGCCACCAAGAAGTGA
- a CDS encoding MarR family transcriptional regulator: MEDEVDRLVAAWRRERPDLDVEPLEVLSRISRLARHLDRARRTAFAEHSLEPWEFDVLTALRRAGSPYQLSPGQLLTQTLVTSGTMTNRIDRLAVKGLVQRLPDPGDRRGVLVRLTEAGRDLADEALAGLLAYERALLAELSTAQRGELAGLLRQLVAPFDNLPE, translated from the coding sequence ATGGAGGACGAGGTCGACCGGCTGGTCGCTGCGTGGCGCCGAGAGCGCCCGGACCTCGACGTGGAACCGCTCGAAGTGCTGAGCCGGATCAGCAGGCTCGCCCGCCACCTCGACCGGGCCAGGCGCACCGCCTTCGCCGAGCACAGCCTGGAGCCGTGGGAGTTCGACGTCCTCACCGCGCTGCGCCGGGCCGGCTCCCCGTACCAGCTCTCCCCCGGGCAGTTGCTGACGCAGACTCTGGTCACCTCCGGGACGATGACCAACCGGATCGACCGGCTCGCGGTGAAGGGGCTGGTCCAGCGGCTGCCCGACCCGGGCGACCGGCGCGGGGTGCTGGTGCGGCTGACCGAGGCCGGCCGCGATCTCGCGGACGAGGCGCTGGCCGGACTGCTGGCGTACGAGCGCGCCCTGCTGGCGGAGCTTTCCACAGCTCAGCGCGGGGAACTGGCCGGCCTGCTGCGGCAGCTGGTGGCCCCGTTCGACAACCTTCCCGAGTAG